Below is a window of Mucilaginibacter ginkgonis DNA.
CCCGGAATTTAAAAACGGGCGAGATAGATACACATACCGGTCATGCGGTATTGCTTTGCACAGGTGGCTACGGCAACGTTTTCTACCTGTCTACAAACGCTATCGGCTCCAACGTAACTGCGGCATGGCGGGCGCATAAACGTGGTGCTTACTTTGCAAACCCTTGTTATACGCAAATCCACCCAACTTGTATCCCGGTTACCGGCACACATCAAAGTAAATTAACGCTGATGTCTGAGTCGTTACGTAATGACGGCCGCGTGTGGGCACCAAAGACTGTTGAGACTGCAGAGAAACTGCGCAAAGGCCAGCTTAAGGCAAGCGATATAAAAGAAGAAGATAGGGATTACTTCCTGGAACGTAAATACCCTGCATTCGGTAACCTCGTTCCGCGCGACGTGGCTTCCCGTAACGCCAAAGAGATGGCTGATGAGCACCGTGGTGTTGGTGCGTCCGGCTTTGCGGTTTTCCTTGATTTCGCCGACGCGATAAAGCGTTTGGGCGAAGAAACCGTAAGGGCTAAATATGGTAACCTGTTTGACATGTACATACAGATCACCGACGAGAACCCGTATAAGCAACCAATGCGTATTTACCCTGCGGTGCATTATACAATGGGCGGCCTATGGGTTGACTATAACTTGCAGACCACCATCCCGGGCTTGTACTGTTTAGGTGAAGCTAATTTCTCTGACCACGGTGCTAACCGCTTAGGTGCTTCTGCCTTGATGCAGGGCTTAAGCGACGGTTATTTTGTCATCCCTTATACCCTTGGAGATTACCTGGCTACCATAGGTCCGAAGCCTATCGACGCAAGTCACCCTGCTTTTGCAAAAACCAAAGAGGATACCATAGCTCATATTAATAAACTGCTGGCGCTTAAGGGCAACAAAACAGTTGTTGAATACCACCGCGAACTTGGCCACATTATGTGGGAGTATTGTGGTATGGCCCGTACTGCCGAAGGCTTAACAAAAGCCAAAGGCATGATAGCTGAACTTAAAGCGGACTTCTGGAAAAACGCTATTGTTACCGGCGAGAATGAAGAGATAAACGCTGCCCTGGAACGTGCGGGCCGTGTTGCCGACTTTATTGAGTTGGGGGAGTTAATGGTTGACGACGCTTTAATGCGCGCCGAATCATGCGGCGGACACTTCCGTTTAGAATCTCAAACACCGGAAGGTGAAGCATTACGCGACGATGAAAACTTTGCCTTTGTTGCTGCATGGGAGTTCATGGGCGAAAATCAGCCGGAACGTTTGAATAAAGAAGAACTGGTATTTGAAAATGTTAAGCTTACGCAGAGAAGTTATAAGTAAGGAGTGAATGGTGAGTGATGAATTGTGAGTAGGTATCTCGCGTCTCATATCTCACATCTCAAATCTAAAACAATGGATAACGCAAATATGAAACTGACGCTTAAAGTATGGCGTCAAAAAAATGCACAAACCCCTGGTAAGTTTGAAACTTACAAGGCCGAAGCTATCTCGCCGGACATGTCGTTTCTGGAAATGCTAGACGTGGTGAACGAAAGCCTTACTGTAGCCGGTCAAGAGCCGATACACTTTGACCACGATTGCCGCGAAGGTATTTGCGGTATGTGTTCATTATATATCAACGGTCGCCCGCATGGCCCTAAACGTGCCATTACCACTTGCCAGCTGCACATGCGCAGTTTTGAGGATGGGCAGACAATAACTATCGAGCCTTGGCGCGCTGCACCGTTCCCGGTTTTGAAGGATCTGGCTGTTGACCGTTCGGCGTTCGACCGTATACAGCAAGCGGGCGGTTACATTTCTGTAAATACGGGCGGTGTACCCGATGCTAACGAGATAGCTATACCTAAGGTAATTGCCGATGAAGCTTTCAACTCAGCTACGTGTATTGGTTGCGGAGCTTGTGTAGCGGCATGTAAAAATGCGTCGGCAATGCTGTTTGTATCTGCAAAGATCACGCAGTTAGGTTTGTTGCCGCAAGGCCAGCCAGAGCGTTACCGCCGTGCGCAAACCATGGTTGCACAAATGGACGAAGAAGGTTTTGGTAACTGTACCAACACCGGCGCCTGCGAAGCAGAGTGCCCTAAGGAAATTACGCTGACCAACATCGCTACGATGAATAATGACTACTTCAGTGCTAAGCTATTCCGCCAGGAAGAGGTGCATGAAGTGCAACACGGCGAGTAAGTAAATATTTAAATAAACGGAAGCGGCTTTTTGAAAACAAAAAGCTGCTTTTTTTATACGTAAAATTTCGGCAGTCAACGCTACTGCAATAAAAAAGGCCCAACTTATGTTGGGCCTTTTTTATTTATATTTTTCCAGATGTATTAAGTGGAGGAGCGGTTGGGTTACTGCCTCCGCCGCCATTATTGCCTCCGTTATTCGGGTTCATGTCGTCGGGGTTTTGATCTTGCTGATCATCTCTTTGCTGATCTTGCTTTTTGCGTTGCTGCTTGTTGCCGCCAACTGTCTGGCCAAAGCGATAAGATAGCGTGAAGAGTACAATGCGTGTTGCAAACCGGCGGTCTGAGGTTTGGAAGAGTCGGCCGTCACCGCTGGTAACTGTATTGCTGAATTTGCGGGTATTGAAAATATCGCGGGCGTTGGCGCTAAAGTTAAGCGTTTTGGTAATATCGTATTTCAGACCACCGTCAACACCATACAACGCGTTCTGCGTGCCTTGTGCGGTTACTTGTCTGCCTTGATAATCGCCGCGGATCTGAAAACCTAATTTTGGTAACGGCTTAACGTTTGCAGTCAAGTTACCATTAAAAGAGGTACCTGATGATGAACGGATGCCTTGTAAGGCATTGCCATTTATGCTGCGGTAGTAAACGTTAACATTGCCCGTAAGATCAATTATTTTAGATGGTGTCAGCTTAGCGATCAACTCGTAACCGCCATTAGATGCACTGGTTACGTTATCGAAAGTTGTAAGTGTAATGGTGCTGCTATTGCCGTATAAGGTTTGTATCCGCTGAATATCATCCAGGGTTTTTCGGTAGTAAAGCGATGATGTAAGTGTTAACGCTTTAAAGTAGTTGATATAGCTTAACTCAAAAGCATGTGTATCTTCGGGCCTCAGGTTGGGGTTACCCTGCTGATAGTTCTGACGGTCGCTGCGATCCAAAAAGGGCGAGATCTGCCTGTCGCGCGGGCGGCTTACCCTGCGGCTGTAGCTTAATTGCAACGTTTGGTTCTCTGTCAGTTTTTGGGTCAGAAATACGCTTGGATATATCCTAAAATAATCTTGGTTGTGATTTTCTACATTATTCAACACAGTAGTCTGCGTAGTAATATGCGCGTCCTCTGCACGTAAACCTGCTTGTAAGCTAAAATTGCCAAAACTATGCTGGTAATTGGTATACAACGCATGAACCTGCTCATTATAAGTAAACAAGTTGCCCAGCGTATCCGCACGTACAAAGCGGCCCGCAACTTGGTTTAGCGTATCTACCGTGTAGTTATTATCAGTTTTGTTAAATGTGCTGCGGTAGCCCATTTCCAAACGGCTGTTTTTTAACGGCAGCACGTAATCGGCTTGCAGGTTTAAGTTATGCTGGTTACCCAGATTGAAGTTGTTCTGTAAAGAATTATACCCGGTAGGCAACTGCCCCGAAAACTGGTAATTATATAGGGTATTCAGGTAATCGGTATTGTCGTTCTTGGAGGTTGAATATCCGATGTTGGCAGTTAACTCTTGCTGGGGCTTTTTGTACTTGTGGCTAAAGTCCAGATTAAAGTCCAGATTATGGCCGCTGCCGTTACTGGTATTATTTCGGGTGATGGTTTCTAAGATCGTAGGCCCCGCCAGGTTGGTAAATCCGTTTTGCAGCCTGTCGTTAGTACGGATGTTAATGTTATTGGTAAGGCTAAGCGTAGTCTTCTTATCCAGGTAAAAATCTACACCGCTGCGAATGTTATTCGAGTTGATATTAAAACTCTGATCGGCAACCTGATCTTGTGTAATAGTACCGGTGCTGCCATTTGTGATGGTGTGGCTGGTGCCGTTACCGATCCGCGTACCCTTGCGGAAGCTATAGTTGGTGTAAAGGTTCACGGCCTTTGTCTGATAAGCCAGGTTAAGAGAGGTATTGTAGGTGTGTTGAGTGCCGGCAGTAACTGAGGCGGAGCCGTTGAACCCAACCTGCGCATTACGTTTTAACACAATGTTGATGATACCCGATTGACCTTCCGCGTCGTATTTTGATGATGGGTTAGTGATCACTTCGATATTCTCGATAGAACTGGCTGGGATGGACTGCAAAATATCAGCGAGGTTGGCTCCTGTTAACGCTGAGGGCTTGCCGTTAATAAGTATGCGCACATCGCTTGATCCGCGAAGGTTTATGTTACCGTCAACATCCACTTGTACTGATGGTACATTGCTTAATAAGTCGGTAGCAGAACCCCCCTGGCTTACTAAACTTTGGTCAACGCTAAAAACTTTTTTATCTGTGCTTAGCTGTATCTGGCTGCGTTGCGCCGTTACCTGAACCTCTTTAAGTACACCTTTAGCTGTAGTCAACTTAACCGCGCCCAGGTTTATTGCCGCGCCGCTGATTAGTACATTATCGTTACTGAAAGATATATAGCCTACAAATGAAGCCCTGAAAATATAAGTGCCGTTTGGCACGCCTGTGATATTAAAGCCACCGCCTAACGCGGTTTGTGTACTGCGGAATGGTTTGTTATCGGCCTTGTTGATCAGTGATACGGTGGCGAATTCTAATGGCTGGCCGTTGGCGCCGTCAACCAATTTGCCCGAAACAGAGCCGCCTGTTTGCGCATGTGCCAGAGTTGCTAGAAATAAAATAGGGGTAGCAAGTAAAAGAAAATATAAACGCTTGAAATTCATGGTGCAAAAATCATTCTTTTTAACACCCATCAACCCGTAAGCCTGTAACTTTGTTGATATTATATACTGCGTTAATGGTAAAAATTCTATTACCAGAATATTAAATAAGCATGACTTTTAGGCTGACAGTTAGCTTGTCTAATTATAAATAGCGTCCATTGTTGCCCAAACTTTATCAGCGACAGGTAGTGGAGAAGCCTCGACAAAAATCGTCTTTGGTTCTTTTTTGATAACGCGGATATGTAGAACAATGGGTTTCTGTGTCATATAGTCGAGCATGGTAACTGTTCCCTGATAAGCAATATCATTTGATTTTAGATCGATCAATTTTACCGTAACCGGGATGGAATAAGCCGGGTCTATGTTAGCCAATCTGAGGTTCGATATCAGCAGGTTTGTGTAGTATATTTTCAAGGCGTTCTCTAAACCGGATTTGTCGAGCGATGGGTATCCGGTGAGCGACCATTTAAAACAATATGTCCAATACAAGCGCGATTTATTGTTCGCCCAGTCAGGCGAGAAAAAGGCTTCTTCCGTTCCCGTGTACGGAAACCCGGGCGCGAAGGATGGCGGCAGGTTGAATTTTTCTACTGTCCAATCCGGCGGCAATTTGTGCTGTACAGAAGTTTGGCTTATGGCTTCCAAACCTACCGAGATCAGCAATATGAAAAAGAAAGATGGCCTTAGTTTCATTTGCAGCTAAATTATCGCAAGCAA
It encodes the following:
- a CDS encoding fumarate reductase/succinate dehydrogenase flavoprotein subunit — encoded protein: MTLDAKVPEGPLADKWSKHKFNLKLVNPANKRKYDIIVVGTGLAGASAAASLAELGYNVKAFCFQDSPRRAHSIAAQGGINAAKNYRNDGDSVYRLFYDTIKGGDYRAREGNVYRLAENSVHIIDQCVAQGVPFAREYGGMLDNRSFGGAQVSRTFYARGQTGQQLLLGAYSALNRQIHEGKVKMYTRTEMLDVVVVDGKAQGIITRNLKTGEIDTHTGHAVLLCTGGYGNVFYLSTNAIGSNVTAAWRAHKRGAYFANPCYTQIHPTCIPVTGTHQSKLTLMSESLRNDGRVWAPKTVETAEKLRKGQLKASDIKEEDRDYFLERKYPAFGNLVPRDVASRNAKEMADEHRGVGASGFAVFLDFADAIKRLGEETVRAKYGNLFDMYIQITDENPYKQPMRIYPAVHYTMGGLWVDYNLQTTIPGLYCLGEANFSDHGANRLGASALMQGLSDGYFVIPYTLGDYLATIGPKPIDASHPAFAKTKEDTIAHINKLLALKGNKTVVEYHRELGHIMWEYCGMARTAEGLTKAKGMIAELKADFWKNAIVTGENEEINAALERAGRVADFIELGELMVDDALMRAESCGGHFRLESQTPEGEALRDDENFAFVAAWEFMGENQPERLNKEELVFENVKLTQRSYK
- a CDS encoding succinate dehydrogenase/fumarate reductase iron-sulfur subunit, with amino-acid sequence MDNANMKLTLKVWRQKNAQTPGKFETYKAEAISPDMSFLEMLDVVNESLTVAGQEPIHFDHDCREGICGMCSLYINGRPHGPKRAITTCQLHMRSFEDGQTITIEPWRAAPFPVLKDLAVDRSAFDRIQQAGGYISVNTGGVPDANEIAIPKVIADEAFNSATCIGCGACVAACKNASAMLFVSAKITQLGLLPQGQPERYRRAQTMVAQMDEEGFGNCTNTGACEAECPKEITLTNIATMNNDYFSAKLFRQEEVHEVQHGE
- a CDS encoding TonB-dependent receptor domain-containing protein; protein product: MNFKRLYFLLLATPILFLATLAHAQTGGSVSGKLVDGANGQPLEFATVSLINKADNKPFRSTQTALGGGFNITGVPNGTYIFRASFVGYISFSNDNVLISGAAINLGAVKLTTAKGVLKEVQVTAQRSQIQLSTDKKVFSVDQSLVSQGGSATDLLSNVPSVQVDVDGNINLRGSSDVRILINGKPSALTGANLADILQSIPASSIENIEVITNPSSKYDAEGQSGIINIVLKRNAQVGFNGSASVTAGTQHTYNTSLNLAYQTKAVNLYTNYSFRKGTRIGNGTSHTITNGSTGTITQDQVADQSFNINSNNIRSGVDFYLDKKTTLSLTNNINIRTNDRLQNGFTNLAGPTILETITRNNTSNGSGHNLDFNLDFSHKYKKPQQELTANIGYSTSKNDNTDYLNTLYNYQFSGQLPTGYNSLQNNFNLGNQHNLNLQADYVLPLKNSRLEMGYRSTFNKTDNNYTVDTLNQVAGRFVRADTLGNLFTYNEQVHALYTNYQHSFGNFSLQAGLRAEDAHITTQTTVLNNVENHNQDYFRIYPSVFLTQKLTENQTLQLSYSRRVSRPRDRQISPFLDRSDRQNYQQGNPNLRPEDTHAFELSYINYFKALTLTSSLYYRKTLDDIQRIQTLYGNSSTITLTTFDNVTSASNGGYELIAKLTPSKIIDLTGNVNVYYRSINGNALQGIRSSSGTSFNGNLTANVKPLPKLGFQIRGDYQGRQVTAQGTQNALYGVDGGLKYDITKTLNFSANARDIFNTRKFSNTVTSGDGRLFQTSDRRFATRIVLFTLSYRFGQTVGGNKQQRKKQDQQRDDQQDQNPDDMNPNNGGNNGGGGSNPTAPPLNTSGKI